The Mesorhizobium sp. M1D.F.Ca.ET.043.01.1.1 genome contains a region encoding:
- a CDS encoding 3-oxoacid CoA-transferase subunit A: MDKTIASLREAVRGIEDGMTVMIGGFGGSGAPIELIHALIDRFVQTGHPTNLTVVNNNAGNGHVGLAALIEQGMVSKLICSFPRSADPRVFTDLYLAGKIELELVPQGTLAERIRAGGAGIPAFYTPTGYGTDLAKGKPVEEFEGRGYIRERWLKADFALVKAHLGDTFGNLTFNKAARNFNPLMCMAAQTTIAQVSSIVRPGDIDPETVVTPGIFVQGLVEVAEPAQEETLNRANAVYPEAVQ, encoded by the coding sequence ATGGACAAAACTATCGCGTCTCTGCGCGAAGCGGTGAGGGGCATCGAAGACGGCATGACGGTGATGATCGGCGGCTTCGGAGGGTCCGGGGCACCGATCGAGCTGATCCACGCTTTGATCGACCGTTTTGTGCAAACCGGCCATCCGACGAACTTGACGGTTGTGAACAACAACGCTGGCAACGGGCATGTCGGGCTCGCAGCCCTCATCGAACAGGGAATGGTGTCTAAACTGATCTGCTCGTTCCCGAGGTCGGCCGATCCGCGGGTTTTCACTGACCTCTATTTGGCCGGCAAGATCGAACTCGAACTCGTTCCGCAGGGCACACTCGCCGAACGTATTCGTGCGGGAGGCGCCGGCATCCCGGCCTTCTACACGCCAACAGGATACGGAACGGACCTTGCAAAGGGCAAGCCGGTCGAGGAGTTCGAGGGACGCGGCTACATCAGGGAGCGTTGGCTGAAGGCGGACTTCGCATTGGTGAAGGCGCATCTTGGCGACACGTTTGGCAACCTCACCTTCAACAAAGCCGCGCGAAATTTCAATCCGCTGATGTGTATGGCAGCCCAGACCACAATAGCCCAGGTCTCCAGCATTGTTCGCCCGGGAGACATCGATCCGGAGACCGTCGTTACTCCCGGCATTTTTGTGCAAGGCCTCGTGGAGGTTGCGGAGCCGGCGCAGGAGGAGACGCTTAACCGGGCAAATGCCGTCTACC